A region of Leptidea sinapis chromosome 4, ilLepSina1.1, whole genome shotgun sequence DNA encodes the following proteins:
- the LOC126979769 gene encoding gastrula zinc finger protein XlCGF17.1-like, with translation MGLIRQLLLMNILKCKHNGKKLKSSQCQSNSLKEETVASEKQICRVCLKDGEIPIYGNHEYTDISEDLRIFADIEIIKSCNLPTHLCQACYSLLQGAMLLRKTAQKSDNILHGVDVEQSDSDHNMDNDDTFYEFHTKAEEPVAEVREYSCRTCELSFCSFKEYDEHLLSEEHENMRRTCPVCNKSYSAIYFKRHVALHNVEHPYMCDICGKKFNIRGQFTRHRVTHFIELPFKCSLCPYRGRFSESLKMHMRSHTGEKPYQCSQCPSRFVSKSNLNKHALTHKGEHDFKCESCSRGFYTKRELELHYKVDHTGIKEHVCNMCGKAFGHRKQMMKHQLKVHKRQKLRSGRMPLYLQAESKLQQDYYESCIK, from the coding sequence ATGGGGCTGATACGACAATTATTActtatgaatatattaaaatgtaaacataATGGAAAGAAACTCAAATCTTCACAATGCCAATCAAACAGTCTAAAAGAAGAAACTGTTGCAAGTGAAAAGCAAATTTGTAGAGTATGTCTTAAAGATGGGGAAATACCTATATATGGAAACCACGAATATACAGACATATCTGAAGATCTACGAATATTTGctgatattgaaataattaaaagttgTAACTTGCCTACACATCTCTGCCAGGCGTGCTATTCTCTTCTACAAGGAGCAATGCTATTAAGAAAAACAGCACAAAAATCAGATAATATATTACATGGAGTAGATGTGGAACAAAGTGATAGTGACCATAATATGGACAATGATGATACTTTCTATGAGTTTCACACTAAAGCAGAGGAACCAGTAGCCGAAGTACGTGAATACAGTTGCAGGACGTGTGAGCTATCATTTTGCTCATTCAAGGAGTATGATGAGCACTTGTTGTCAGAAGAACATGAAAACATGAGACGCACTTGTCCAGTTTGCAATAAAAGCTATTCAGCAATATATTTTAAGCGGCATGTAGCATTACACAATGTTGAACATCCGTACATGTGTGATATTTGTgggaaaaaatttaatatacgagGACAATTTACCCGTCATAGAGTAACACATTTCATTGAGTTGCCATTTAAGTGTTCTCTTTGCCCATATCGGGGGAGGTTTAGTGAATCTTTGAAAATGCATATGAGGTCACACACTGGGGAAAAACCATACCAGTGTAGTCAATGTCCATCCAGATTTGTAAGTAAAAGTAATCTTAATAAACATGCATTAACACACAAGGGAGAACATGACTTTAAATGTGAGTCTTGCAGCCGTGGATTTTATACTAAAAGAGAGCTGGAATTACATTATAAAGTGGATCACACAGGCATAAAGGAACATGTTTGTAATATGTGTGGCAAAGCGTTTGGCCACAGGAAGCAAATGATGAAGCATCAACTCAAGGTACACAAGCGTCAGAAACTTAGAAGTGGAAGGATGCCATTATATTTACAAGCTGAGTCTAAGCTGCAACAAGATTATTATGAATCATGTATTAAATGA